ATGCGCATAATGACGCTTCTCCGTCGCATACTCCACATGCGCCGTCGCTATCGTAATCCCACGCTCCCGCTCCTCCGGCGCATTGTCAATCGAATCAAACGTCCGCGGCTGATTCACCGGATCCGATACCCGCTTCG
This genomic stretch from Rhodothermus sp. harbors:
- a CDS encoding GTP-binding protein: MAKEVFQRTKPHVNIGTIGHVDHGKTTLTAAITQVLSKRVSDPVNQPRTFDSIDNAPEERERGITIATAHVEYATEKRHYAH